From the Candidatus Methanosuratincola sp. genome, the window AACCGTTCTCAAGGTAGATGGTCGTGCCCTTCGAGAGTCCTGCAACGACCGCACCGCATTCCTTCGCCCTCTGGTACAGCCTGTTAGCGTCTCTCGTCTCGTCCTTGAACGCGGTCTGGAGCGCACCGTCGATAAGGACGCACTCCGCTCCGGACTCGACGGCCCTCTCTGCCATTCTCCACTCGCAGAACCTCCTGGCGACTGAGACCACCCGGGTCATATCCCCGTACATGTTCCCGACCATCAGGGATCGGTCTCTGGTGTCGATCTCTATCGGGCCGAGCGGGCACTTCCCCAAGAGCGGGTATACTTCAGTCCGGAAGACGGTCTTATCACCCTTCTTCGTGACCTCGGTCTTGGAGATGAACTCCACTGTCTCACAGTGGTCCATCTTCCTCATCCCGAGGAATTGGTTGTAGTAGACCCTGTTCAAAACAACAGCGAATGTAGGTGTCATGAACACGGTGTTGGACCCGCCGTCGACCGCAGATATCACCGGGGTCTCTTCCGTCCCAGGTAGTGGGAGCTCCTCAAGGTCATCCTCCTTCAACACTCGGTCAAACCCGGAGACTATCCCCTCCCTGGGGAGCACCAGGTGCCCCCTCAGCGACTCGCAGATTTCTTCCAGCGGCTCCCGCAAGCCACGCAACCTCAGTTATTAAACCATGCGACCACGTATATATAGATGATTAATTTAATTATTTTAATTTATTTAATTACACAAAGCAACGACTCTGAGTTTTTTCCTGTCCTCACGGTAGGGCTGACCAAAAAATTGTATCCGATGACCGATCTCATCAAATCTTGAACTCAGGGCTGTTCTCGTAGAGCTCAAGATAGAGCTTCGTGAACAGCTCGACGAACTCCTTAGCCGCTCGCGTCGTGGAGTAGAGGGTCTTGCCTCCTTCACTACTACGGACAATGTACCCTTTCTTCTCCAGAAAATTCAGGTACTCCTGACCGTTCTTTGAGTTGAGGTCGCACCTTTGAATAACTGATGTGAAGAGTCTCGGGCTCTCGCAGTACGTGAGTATCTCCCAGTAAATCTCGTACTGCGTCCTCTTAATCCCCCGGCGGGCCAACTATTCTCCCCCCATCAGACCTGAGAGCCTCTCCTCAGCATGGGAGATCCCTTCAAGTCTCTCCTCCCAGCACCGGGAGTAACCGATAAAAAAGCGGGGGACGGAGAGCCCCGCTGCCCCAACGCCAAAGTTTACAACCGCAGCCGCGACAGCCCCTGCCAGTCCGGCCCATTCGGCCTGACCATTCAGGGCTGACTGCAGAAGTACGAAAACTCCGTTGGCTACGAAGCATAATCCAGCCGCCCTGGTGAGCAGGATCACCCTTGATATCGTCTTCCTATTCGAGCGGTAGTGCGCTGCCAGCCTAGCCACCAGGCCCGCCAGTACACGCCGGTCCTTTCCCCCATTCTCCCTCGCATACTCGTCCCTGATCTCATCAACCCCATCAAATAGCTCTACGACCGACACAAGCCACCTCATCGCCAGGACAAATCCTGCTACCCCGGCTGCCGAGACCGCTAAATTGAGAGCATTCCACCCTGATAGGAGGGCTTGGATATTGGCGACCGCGAGGGCTACGCCTAGGGCCATCGCAACTCCGCTGAAGGCTATGTTTATCAGTAACAGTGACGAGAAGCTCCTGAGCTCCCTCAAAAACTTGTCTTCTACACCTGACTCCATTTCTATCACCTCATGCAGTGATGGGGTTGCATTAAAGTAAAGCATTGTGAAACAATCTTACATCTTTTTTCCTGCGCCCGCCCTATCCTTCCAGAGCTCAAATTCAGCTATCAATCCAACCCTGCCTTCCTAGCGCCTTCCATCTTTAGCCCGTCTGATCACCCTTCGTTCATTTGACAATGCGCAACCCCTTCAGATCCTGCCAGAGATAGTAGACCTCTTTTTTGCTCCCATCGGAACTTTTCAGCGATATCGATGCGGTTCCAGGGTCAACTACTGATCCGACAGCGTCTTTAATTTCAATTTCATGCAAGAAGAGCCAATTGACCATTTCTATTTCGAGACCACCGGTCAGTTCCAAGAACCGCAAGAGGAACTCTGCCTGCTCTTTCTGAGAGCCGCCGGAGTCCTCAGATGAGGTCCAACCAATCTCGGTGAACGCGACCGTCTTGTCAGTGTAGTCCATTATCCTCAGGTAGTAGTCGTCCGGTATTTCCCCGGGGCTATCGAAATGCTTCCAAGGATATGTCGTGAGCCCGATAAGGTCGGTCCTGTTTGAGAAATGAGCCAGCATCCAAAACTGACCGTTATCGATCATATGGTTATACGAAAATACTACCATCACCTTCGTTCCTTGTGACACGCTTTTTACCGCGGGGTAGGCAACGTCGAGCAATTCTAGGTATGCCTCAAAGTCGCCCG encodes:
- a CDS encoding winged helix-turn-helix domain-containing protein, coding for MARRGIKRTQYEIYWEILTYCESPRLFTSVIQRCDLNSKNGQEYLNFLEKKGYIVRSSEGGKTLYSTTRAAKEFVELFTKLYLELYENSPEFKI
- a CDS encoding DNA double-strand break repair nuclease NurA: MREPLEEICESLRGHLVLPREGIVSGFDRVLKEDDLEELPLPGTEETPVISAVDGGSNTVFMTPTFAVVLNRVYYNQFLGMRKMDHCETVEFISKTEVTKKGDKTVFRTEVYPLLGKCPLGPIEIDTRDRSLMVGNMYGDMTRVVSVARRFCEWRMAERAVESGAECVLIDGALQTAFKDETRDANRLYQRAKECGAVVAGLSKGTTIYLENGYPIAGTVDLMAREKRYDRWIIRLGRSEEWAHRATVYYAKLHEAADRGYRLDVCEDATETQLESLLRGLLVCSAYIWYPGYPYPLIDAHTYAKVGRHEVESLKGQIMDRLGSEEAEKLELMERAGKPHEVLDSLGG